Proteins encoded in a region of the Streptomyces akebiae genome:
- a CDS encoding dihydrodipicolinate synthase family protein translates to MTIPTPLTGVIPPVCTPLTPEREVDVPSLVRLVDHLVAGGVDALFVLGSSSEAAFLTDAQRRRVVETVVGHLGGQLPVLAGAIDMTTPRVLDHVRAVTAAGAEAVVATAPFYTRTHPAEVSRHYRLLAAGSPVPVLAYDIPVAVHSQLPADVVLELAADGVLAGLKDSSGDLAAFRRVVTGARTDPAVTGFSVLTGSELLVDSALALGADGAVPGLANVDPAGYVRLHRLFRAGDLDRARAEQERLCALFGMVGAGDPARMGGSSSALGAFKAALHLRGVIACPATAEPQIPLSEAETEQVGKYLAAAGLL, encoded by the coding sequence ATGACCATCCCCACCCCGCTGACCGGTGTCATCCCGCCCGTCTGCACGCCCCTGACACCGGAGCGCGAGGTGGACGTCCCCTCACTGGTCCGGCTGGTCGACCATCTCGTGGCGGGCGGTGTGGACGCGCTGTTCGTGCTCGGTTCGTCGTCGGAGGCGGCCTTCCTGACGGACGCGCAGCGGCGCCGGGTCGTGGAGACGGTGGTCGGCCACCTCGGCGGCCAACTCCCCGTCCTCGCCGGGGCGATCGACATGACCACGCCGCGCGTCCTGGACCACGTCCGGGCCGTGACCGCCGCCGGAGCGGAGGCCGTCGTGGCGACCGCCCCCTTCTACACGCGCACCCACCCGGCGGAGGTCTCCCGCCACTACCGGCTGCTCGCCGCGGGCTCCCCCGTCCCGGTCCTCGCCTACGACATCCCGGTCGCCGTCCACTCTCAGCTGCCCGCCGACGTGGTCCTGGAACTGGCGGCGGACGGGGTCCTGGCCGGCCTGAAGGACTCCAGCGGCGACCTGGCCGCGTTCCGCAGGGTCGTCACGGGCGCCCGCACCGACCCCGCCGTCACCGGCTTCAGCGTGCTCACCGGCTCCGAACTCCTCGTCGACTCCGCGCTCGCCCTGGGCGCCGACGGTGCGGTGCCGGGGCTGGCGAACGTCGATCCCGCCGGGTACGTCCGCCTCCACCGCCTCTTCCGTGCCGGCGACCTGGACCGGGCGCGCGCCGAACAGGAGCGCCTGTGCGCCCTCTTCGGCATGGTCGGCGCCGGGGACCCGGCCCGCATGGGCGGCTCGTCCTCCGCCCTCGGCGCCTTCAAGGCCGCCCTGCACCTGCGCGGCGTCATCGCCTGCCCGGCCACGGCGGAGCCCCAGATCCCCCTGTCGGAGGCGGAGACCGAGCAGGTCGGCAAGTACCTGGCGGCGGCGGGTCTGCTCTGA